GTGAGAAATGTCGGTTTCACGGGTAATAATCATCGATTATCATCCACGAAATGCTGCGCGTTACAAGCCTATTATGGACAAGTACACCCGCTGGGTTAAGCCCTAAACGGCTCGAAGCTGACGAAGTCGGCGTGGTGGACAATGATGGATTCCACCGTCCGGTGCCCCAGGTCGCCTTCTTTGGAATGCGTGGCGATGATGTGCTGCACTTCCGGCGGCAGGCCGAAGCGGTCGGCGATGGCCACCCCGCTGAACGGATGGCGGACGACCTTGCCCGCCGAACTGGTCGTCAGCTTGCCGTCCACGAGCTCATACTCCATCAGTTTACCGACGTCGATCAGGATGGCGCCGGCGATCAGGGTATCCATGTCGATCTGGATTTCGTCACCGAAGTTGGCTTGCATACGCCGGGCGATGTCCACCGCCAGCTGCACACAGGTGCGCTTGTGGTTCATGAAGGATACCCGGCAGTCCTTGATCAGCAGGGAGAACGGAATCGTATCCAGGTCCTCCACCGTCAGCACACTGTTATTAATAGCATATACCCAGGCATCGAGAACCTTCTCCCGCAGGTTCTGATCTTGTATCCAGTCAATCTCAGGCCAGATTGCCAGGACTTTGTTACGCATGATCCCATCCTTTAAAGCATGTTATTGATAAATGTTGAATGATGAATGTTGATCGCTTTATAAGATTTAGGTTCTGCCTTGAGCGGTTTTTCTGGAAGTCGTGAATATGGCCGTTAATTCGTCGGCTTCTTTGAGTAATGGCTCAACTTGCTCTTTTTTCAATAAATTCTCCTCTATGATAAATTCGATCCAGAAATATGATTCGTCAGCCTCTTCAATGACAATACTCAACCTTGACACGAAACCAGCCTTGGACTGCGCCATGCAGGCAGCTCGATAATTAGAGGCAACCGACGTTGCACACCTAATCAGCTGCCCTTTAATATGTCTCCCTAAGGTCGAATTTGGAAGAGTATTAGCCAATTTCACGCATCGATGCGCAAAACCTTTTGTCCTCGTTTTTAGCTCATCACCCTTCATGCGTTTTTGAATTCTGATATTCCATCATTTGGGTGTTGTCATCAATTGTTGCGATCTTCTCGTCCTCATCTCCCATTCAACAATCGACATTCAACATTTATCATTACACCAATTTTTCCACTTTAAAAATGCTGTCCAGCACCGTCCCGTCCACCCACTTCACCACCCCGATCACCTGGTCCGTGAATGCCGGTTTGTCCGGCGGACCACCGCAGAGCTCCTCAACTTCTGCTTTTATCTCCGCGATGGGCCGTATCGGCAAACCGCTGCCCTTGGTCGCCTTGATGAGATCCTTCCGCAGGGGATTGATGGCGATACCCCGCTCGGTGACCACGACATCAATGAGCTCGCCCGGCCCGCAGAGCGTGGTCAC
This Candidatus Neomarinimicrobiota bacterium DNA region includes the following protein-coding sequences:
- a CDS encoding HDIG domain-containing metalloprotein; this translates as MRNKVLAIWPEIDWIQDQNLREKVLDAWVYAINNSVLTVEDLDTIPFSLLIKDCRVSFMNHKRTCVQLAVDIARRMQANFGDEIQIDMDTLIAGAILIDVGKLMEYELVDGKLTTSSAGKVVRHPFSGVAIADRFGLPPEVQHIIATHSKEGDLGHRTVESIIVHHADFVSFEPFRA
- a CDS encoding four helix bundle protein, with product MKGDELKTRTKGFAHRCVKLANTLPNSTLGRHIKGQLIRCATSVASNYRAACMAQSKAGFVSRLSIVIEEADESYFWIEFIIEENLLKKEQVEPLLKEADELTAIFTTSRKTAQGRT